Proteins encoded within one genomic window of Micromonospora halotolerans:
- a CDS encoding acyl-CoA dehydrogenase family protein: MDFRLSEEQEALRESVRDFAREVVAPAIAEHYEQHTFPYEIIRQMGKMGLFGLPFSEEHGGMGGDYFALCLALEELARVDSSVAITLEAAVSLGAMPIYRFGSDEQKARWLPKLLSGEALAGFGLTEPGTGSDAGGTQTRAVLDGDEWVINGSKAFITNSGTDITALVTVTAVTGTKPDGSKELSTIIVPSGTPGFTVAPGYSKVGWTASDTHELTFDDCRVPAENLLGERGRGFAQFLRILDEGRIAIAALAVGLAQGCVDESIRYAKEREAFGQPIGAYQAIQFKIADMELKAHTARLAYYDAAARMLAGEPFKRQAAIAKLHASTIAVDNAREATQIHGGYGFMNEYPVARFWRDSKILEIGEGTSEVQRMVIARDLGM, from the coding sequence ATGGACTTCCGGCTCAGCGAGGAACAAGAGGCGCTGCGGGAGAGCGTGCGGGACTTCGCCCGCGAGGTGGTCGCCCCGGCCATCGCCGAGCACTACGAGCAGCACACCTTCCCGTACGAGATCATCCGGCAGATGGGCAAGATGGGCCTGTTCGGTCTGCCCTTCTCCGAGGAGCACGGCGGCATGGGCGGCGACTACTTCGCGCTCTGCCTGGCCCTGGAGGAGCTGGCCCGGGTCGACTCCAGCGTGGCCATCACCCTGGAGGCGGCGGTCTCGCTCGGCGCCATGCCGATCTACCGGTTCGGCAGCGACGAGCAGAAGGCCCGGTGGCTGCCGAAGCTGCTCAGCGGCGAGGCCCTCGCGGGCTTCGGGCTGACCGAGCCGGGCACCGGCTCGGACGCGGGCGGCACGCAGACGAGGGCCGTGCTGGACGGCGACGAGTGGGTGATCAACGGCTCGAAGGCGTTCATCACCAACTCCGGCACCGACATCACCGCGCTGGTCACGGTCACCGCGGTGACCGGCACGAAGCCGGACGGCTCGAAGGAGCTGTCCACCATCATCGTCCCGTCCGGCACGCCGGGCTTCACCGTCGCGCCCGGCTACTCGAAGGTCGGCTGGACCGCCTCGGACACCCACGAGCTCACCTTCGACGACTGCCGGGTGCCGGCGGAGAATCTGCTCGGCGAGCGCGGCCGGGGCTTCGCCCAGTTCCTGCGCATCCTCGACGAGGGGCGGATCGCCATCGCGGCCCTGGCCGTCGGCCTCGCCCAGGGCTGCGTCGACGAGTCGATCAGGTACGCGAAGGAGCGCGAGGCGTTCGGCCAGCCGATCGGCGCGTACCAGGCGATCCAGTTCAAGATCGCCGACATGGAGCTGAAGGCGCACACCGCCCGGCTCGCGTACTACGACGCGGCCGCCCGGATGCTTGCCGGCGAGCCGTTCAAGCGGCAGGCGGCCATCGCCAAGCTGCACGCCAGCACCATCGCGGTGGACAACGCCCGCGAGGCCACCCAGATCCACGGCGGCTACGGCTTCATGAACGAGTACCCGGTGGCCCGCTTCTGGCGCGACTCGAAGATCCTGGAGATCGGCGAGGGCACCAGCGAGGTGCAGCGCATGGTCATCGCCCGCGATCTCGGCATGTGA
- a CDS encoding YceI family protein produces MTSSIEAVTRDWEGLTIPTAGTYLLDAAHKRVGFVARHMMVSKVRGEFAEASATITVAEDPTQSSVTATIQAASINTAQADRDAHLRSPEFLDAEQFPTLEFRSTGVKSRDGNEFVLSGELTIKGVTRPVDLDVEFEGVGRSPFGQDIFGFSASTEIDREEFGLTWNVALETGGVLVGKKIKIEIEGEAVRQA; encoded by the coding sequence ATGACCAGCAGCATCGAAGCGGTTACCCGCGACTGGGAGGGTCTCACCATCCCGACCGCCGGCACCTACCTGCTGGACGCGGCTCACAAGCGCGTCGGGTTCGTCGCCCGGCACATGATGGTCAGCAAGGTACGCGGCGAGTTCGCCGAGGCGAGCGCCACCATCACCGTGGCCGAGGACCCCACGCAGTCGTCGGTGACCGCCACCATCCAGGCGGCCAGCATCAACACCGCCCAGGCCGACCGCGACGCGCACCTGCGCAGCCCGGAGTTCCTCGACGCCGAGCAGTTCCCCACCCTGGAGTTCCGCAGCACCGGCGTGAAGTCCCGCGACGGCAACGAGTTCGTCCTCTCCGGTGAGCTCACCATCAAGGGCGTGACCCGCCCGGTCGACCTGGACGTCGAGTTCGAGGGCGTCGGCCGCAGCCCCTTCGGCCAGGACATCTTCGGCTTCTCGGCCTCCACCGAGATCGACCGCGAGGAGTTCGGCCTGACCTGGAACGTCGCGCTGGAGACCGGCGGCGTCCTGGTCGGCAAGAAGATCAAGATCGAGATCGAGGGCGAGGCCGTCCGCCAGGCCTGA
- a CDS encoding MarR family winged helix-turn-helix transcriptional regulator has product MDQNVFDDPRITAIGLLFEASAGLSARFAAQFEEHGLSPVEFEVLMRLTRSPGHQLRMTDLAAQTSLSTSGVTRVVDRMERDGLLRRRACPSDRRSSYAVVTAAGLSRLDDTLPGHLRIIEEWFTGQLTPPQLEALLDGLRRVRDAVHPGATAGSTEPAPADC; this is encoded by the coding sequence GTGGACCAGAACGTGTTCGACGATCCCCGGATCACCGCCATCGGCCTCCTCTTCGAGGCCAGCGCCGGGCTGTCGGCCCGGTTCGCCGCCCAGTTCGAGGAGCACGGCCTCTCCCCGGTCGAGTTCGAAGTGCTGATGCGGCTCACCCGGTCGCCGGGTCACCAGCTGCGGATGACCGACCTCGCGGCGCAGACCTCCCTGTCCACCAGCGGGGTCACCCGTGTGGTCGACCGGATGGAGCGCGACGGCCTCCTCCGCCGCCGGGCCTGCCCCTCCGACCGGCGCAGCTCGTACGCGGTGGTCACCGCGGCCGGCCTGAGCCGGCTGGACGACACCCTGCCCGGGCACCTGCGCATCATCGAGGAGTGGTTCACCGGTCAGCTCACCCCGCCCCAACTGGAGGCGCTCCTGGACGGGCTGCGCCGGGTCCGCGACGCGGTGCACCCCGGGGCGACCGCCGGCAGCACCGAGCCGGCGCCCGCCGACTGCTGA
- a CDS encoding acyl-CoA carboxylase subunit beta: MTLDGEALEQLRKRARAGGADKYHAANAAKGKLFARERVAYLVDEGSFVEDGLYANAMAEGLPADGVVTGTATIDGRPVCLMANDSTVKAGSWGARTVEKIIRIIERAYSTSVPMVYLVDSAGARITDQVDLFPGRRGAGKIFWNQVRASGAIPQVCALFGPSAAGGAYIPAFCDVVAMVDGNASMYLGSDRMVEMVTGEKTTLEAMGGAKVHCAESGVGHFLCKTEAEALDVVKRYLSYLPTNWTQAPPAVEAAPAPEKADLAALVPVSERQAFDMRRYVKGLLDEGSFFEIQALWAKELTIGFGRLNGEVVGVVGNNSMFKGGVLFVDSADKATRFVQLCDAFNVPLLFLSDVPGFMVGSAVEKQGIIRHGAKMITAISEATVPKICVVVRKAYGAGLYAMAGPGFEPDATLALPTAKIAVMGAEAAVNAVYANKIAAIGDEAERAAFVAAKREEYERDIDIVRLASELVVDAIVEPHELRAELVRRFAAARGKERHFARRRHGVTPV, translated from the coding sequence GTGACGCTCGACGGTGAGGCTCTGGAGCAGCTGCGCAAGCGCGCCCGGGCCGGCGGTGCGGACAAGTACCACGCGGCGAACGCCGCGAAGGGCAAGCTCTTCGCCCGCGAGCGGGTCGCGTACCTGGTCGACGAGGGCTCCTTCGTCGAGGACGGGCTCTATGCCAACGCCATGGCCGAGGGGCTGCCGGCCGACGGCGTGGTCACCGGCACGGCCACCATCGACGGCCGGCCGGTCTGCCTCATGGCGAACGACTCCACGGTGAAGGCCGGCAGTTGGGGCGCCCGGACCGTCGAGAAGATCATCCGGATCATCGAGCGGGCCTACTCGACCAGCGTGCCGATGGTCTACCTGGTCGACTCGGCCGGCGCCCGGATCACCGACCAGGTCGACCTCTTCCCCGGCCGGCGCGGCGCCGGCAAGATCTTCTGGAACCAGGTCCGCGCCTCGGGCGCGATCCCGCAGGTCTGCGCCCTGTTCGGGCCGAGCGCGGCGGGTGGCGCCTACATCCCGGCGTTCTGCGACGTGGTGGCCATGGTCGACGGCAACGCCAGCATGTACCTGGGCTCCGACCGGATGGTCGAGATGGTCACCGGCGAGAAGACCACGCTGGAGGCGATGGGCGGGGCCAAGGTGCACTGCGCTGAGTCCGGTGTGGGGCACTTCCTCTGCAAGACCGAGGCCGAGGCGCTCGACGTGGTCAAGCGCTACCTGTCCTACCTACCGACCAACTGGACCCAGGCCCCGCCCGCCGTCGAGGCGGCGCCCGCGCCGGAGAAGGCCGACCTGGCCGCGCTGGTCCCGGTCAGCGAGCGGCAGGCGTTCGACATGCGCCGGTACGTCAAGGGCCTGCTCGACGAGGGCAGCTTCTTCGAGATCCAGGCGCTCTGGGCCAAGGAGCTGACCATCGGCTTCGGCCGGCTGAACGGCGAGGTCGTCGGCGTGGTCGGCAACAACTCGATGTTCAAGGGCGGCGTGCTCTTCGTCGACTCGGCCGACAAGGCGACCCGGTTCGTGCAGCTCTGCGACGCGTTCAACGTGCCGCTGCTGTTCCTGTCCGACGTGCCCGGGTTCATGGTCGGCAGCGCGGTGGAGAAGCAGGGCATCATCCGGCACGGCGCCAAGATGATCACGGCGATCTCCGAGGCGACCGTACCCAAGATCTGTGTGGTGGTCCGCAAGGCCTACGGCGCCGGCCTCTACGCGATGGCCGGCCCCGGTTTCGAGCCGGACGCGACGCTCGCGCTGCCCACCGCGAAGATCGCCGTGATGGGGGCGGAGGCCGCGGTCAACGCCGTCTACGCCAACAAGATCGCCGCGATCGGGGACGAGGCCGAGCGGGCCGCGTTCGTCGCCGCGAAGCGCGAGGAGTACGAGCGCGACATCGACATCGTCCGGCTCGCCAGCGAGCTGGTGGTGGACGCCATCGTCGAGCCGCACGAGCTGCGTGCCGAACTGGTCCGGCGGTTCGCCGCCGCGCGCGGCAAGGAGCGGCACTTCGCGAGGCGCCGGCACGGCGTCACGCCGGTCTGA
- a CDS encoding ATP-binding protein has translation MTPAHDRSRSPGGRTPLPDLLRGHRLAAGLTQAELAARAGVGVRTVRDLERGRATRPQRTTVDLLADALGLTGPARQAFLAAARPVQTAAPDLPVSGPDVAAAPGPAARHLPVTGAGATDSGTPIALPQPVPLLGRDRDVDEVAALLAERPVVSLVGLAGVGKTALALTVAYRAAADHPAGVAGVLVGEGSDAADVLAASVAVLGVNRLADLSCRLGGRPALLLVDAVERAPGPVAEALRALVAAAPTLRVLVTGRRPVGLPGELVRPVAPLDVPPAGQDPADVTELARWPAATLFIARLAQARREPPTRAELPALAALVRRLGGLPLAIELMAARGRILDVTELLDRYGDRVLDLAGGRPGWEAADLAAGTVTLREAVATSYHLLAPAERAALRRLSAFRNRWSVELAEDLLADGEERRDAVPLLDRLRELGLLSVRGAGPFRFRLVDAVRDFATEQAAVEGELTGIRRRHAVVVAGLVRRTAPNLVGGELPDAVHLLDEATSDITAALAHAAEDDPATALLLAAALPRWWRLRGRDVSGRRWLRRLLADPRTADASPVLRAWALLGTARLAAEHGAGGAELPAARNALAIFQAAGDVTGELSARSVLCVLLSAAGTQGQAREQAEAALELATRHGRVREMAVAHQHLSWHDVRVADLAGARRRLATVDRLATQCGEQRLRLLARADLAEVIRLEGRYVDAVEQGWRVAGALVELGEPGRWRRVLGTVGLALALQGRAAEALEVVAELRPAHPVPGRRRPLDVETLDPPGERRDVPPEEVVCAVIEGHLALHRGDRELAAEWFSAAADSAAGGGERRDLVEALVGLAASTTDVAVLDRLDRACRATGIRLVPREEALLYALVARRERAGRGG, from the coding sequence ATGACTCCGGCTCATGATCGTTCGCGGAGCCCGGGCGGTCGTACCCCGCTGCCCGACCTGTTGCGCGGGCATCGGCTCGCCGCCGGGCTCACCCAGGCCGAGCTGGCCGCCCGGGCCGGCGTCGGCGTGCGGACCGTCCGTGACCTGGAGCGGGGTCGGGCCACCCGACCCCAGCGCACCACCGTCGACCTGCTCGCCGACGCCCTGGGCCTGACCGGTCCGGCCCGGCAGGCGTTCCTCGCGGCCGCCCGCCCGGTGCAGACCGCCGCGCCCGACCTGCCGGTGAGTGGTCCCGACGTCGCCGCCGCGCCGGGCCCGGCCGCGCGGCACCTTCCGGTCACCGGCGCCGGCGCCACCGATTCGGGTACGCCGATCGCGCTGCCCCAGCCGGTCCCGCTGCTCGGCCGGGACCGCGACGTCGACGAGGTGGCCGCCCTGCTCGCCGAGCGACCGGTGGTGAGCCTCGTCGGGCTGGCCGGTGTCGGCAAGACCGCGCTCGCCCTCACCGTCGCCTACCGCGCGGCCGCCGACCACCCGGCCGGCGTGGCCGGGGTGCTGGTCGGCGAGGGCTCCGACGCCGCCGACGTGCTCGCCGCCTCCGTCGCGGTGCTCGGCGTGAACCGGCTGGCCGACCTCTCCTGCCGGCTGGGTGGCCGGCCCGCGCTGCTGCTGGTGGACGCGGTGGAGCGGGCGCCCGGCCCGGTGGCCGAGGCCCTGCGCGCCCTGGTCGCGGCGGCGCCGACGCTGCGGGTGCTGGTCACCGGCCGGCGTCCAGTGGGGCTCCCCGGCGAGCTGGTCCGGCCGGTCGCGCCGCTCGACGTGCCGCCGGCCGGCCAGGACCCGGCCGATGTGACGGAGCTGGCCCGCTGGCCCGCGGCGACCCTGTTCATCGCCCGGCTCGCCCAGGCGCGCCGCGAGCCGCCGACCCGGGCCGAGCTGCCGGCACTCGCCGCGCTGGTGCGCCGCCTCGGCGGGCTGCCGCTGGCCATCGAGCTGATGGCCGCGCGCGGCCGGATCCTCGACGTCACCGAACTTCTCGACCGCTACGGTGACCGGGTCCTCGACCTGGCGGGCGGGCGTCCCGGCTGGGAGGCCGCCGACCTCGCCGCCGGCACGGTGACCCTGCGCGAGGCGGTGGCGACCAGCTACCACCTGCTCGCGCCCGCCGAACGGGCGGCGCTGCGCCGGCTCTCCGCATTCCGCAACCGCTGGTCCGTGGAGCTGGCCGAGGACCTGCTCGCCGACGGCGAGGAGCGGCGGGACGCCGTTCCCCTGCTGGACCGGCTGCGGGAACTCGGGCTGCTCAGCGTCCGCGGCGCCGGCCCGTTCCGGTTCCGCCTGGTGGACGCCGTCCGCGACTTCGCCACCGAGCAGGCCGCCGTCGAAGGGGAGCTGACCGGGATCCGGCGCCGGCACGCCGTGGTCGTCGCCGGGCTGGTGCGCCGGACCGCCCCGAACCTGGTCGGCGGGGAACTGCCCGACGCCGTGCACCTGCTCGATGAGGCGACCAGCGACATCACCGCCGCCCTGGCGCACGCCGCCGAGGACGATCCGGCGACCGCGCTGCTCCTGGCGGCGGCACTGCCCCGCTGGTGGCGGCTGCGCGGACGGGACGTGTCCGGGCGCCGCTGGCTGCGCCGGCTGCTGGCCGACCCGCGTACCGCGGACGCGTCGCCGGTGCTGCGGGCCTGGGCGCTGCTCGGGACGGCCCGGCTCGCCGCCGAGCACGGCGCCGGCGGCGCGGAGCTGCCGGCCGCCCGGAACGCGCTCGCGATCTTCCAGGCGGCCGGGGACGTGACCGGGGAGCTGTCGGCCCGGTCGGTGCTCTGCGTGCTGCTCAGCGCGGCCGGCACGCAGGGGCAGGCCCGGGAGCAGGCCGAGGCGGCACTGGAGCTGGCCACCCGGCACGGCCGGGTACGTGAGATGGCCGTGGCCCACCAGCACCTCTCCTGGCACGACGTACGGGTGGCGGACCTGGCCGGCGCGCGGCGCCGGCTGGCGACGGTCGACCGGCTGGCCACCCAGTGCGGGGAGCAGCGGCTCCGCCTGCTGGCGCGGGCCGACCTGGCCGAGGTGATCCGGCTGGAGGGCCGGTACGTCGACGCCGTCGAGCAGGGGTGGCGGGTGGCGGGCGCGCTCGTCGAGCTGGGCGAACCGGGGCGGTGGCGGCGGGTGCTCGGCACGGTCGGGCTCGCACTCGCCCTGCAGGGGCGGGCCGCGGAGGCGCTCGAGGTGGTGGCCGAGCTGCGGCCCGCCCACCCGGTGCCGGGGCGGCGCCGGCCGCTGGACGTGGAGACCCTGGACCCACCGGGGGAGCGCCGGGACGTCCCGCCGGAGGAGGTGGTCTGCGCGGTGATCGAGGGCCATCTCGCCCTGCACCGGGGAGACCGGGAGCTGGCCGCGGAGTGGTTCAGCGCGGCGGCCGACTCCGCGGCCGGCGGTGGGGAGCGGCGCGACCTGGTGGAGGCGCTGGTGGGGCTGGCGGCGAGCACCACCGACGTGGCGGTGCTGGACCGGCTGGACCGGGCCTGCCGGGCCACCGGGATCAGGCTGGTGCCCCGGGAGGAGGCCCTGCTCTACGCGCTGGTGGCCCGCCGGGAACGCGCCGGCCGGGGCGGCTGA
- a CDS encoding glutamate--cysteine ligase: protein MGRDVEQGAFSREDRVRYRQKVRRCLDVFALMLDDFGFDADRPMTGLEIELNLVDAAAEPAMRNDQILADIADPLFQTELGQFNLELNASPRLIEGTGFADYAHDLRSSLSRADERAAKSDAKIVMVGILPTLTERHLVADNLSTDERYRVLNDQIVGARGEDIELDIRGVERLRTHTDSIAPEAACTSLQFHLQVAPDSFADYWNASQAIAGVQVAVGANSPFLYGRQLWAETRIALFEQATDTRPDELKAQGVRPRVWFGERWITSIFDLFEENVRYFPPLLPICEDEDPVEVLHAGGVPELGELRLHNGTVYRWNRPVYDIMDGRPHLRVENRVLPAGPTVVDMLANAAFYFGLARGLAEADRPIWSQLTFSSAEENFHAAARRGINAALHWPGLGDVPVTTLVLDTLLPTAAEGLDRFGVAPAERDRLLGVIEERCRTGRNGAVWQTETVWGAERHRGMDREAALHHMVQRYAELQRGNEPVHTWPVD from the coding sequence ATGGGCAGAGACGTCGAGCAGGGCGCCTTCTCCCGGGAGGACCGGGTCCGCTACCGGCAGAAGGTCCGGCGGTGCCTGGACGTCTTCGCGCTGATGCTGGACGACTTCGGCTTCGACGCCGACCGGCCGATGACCGGGCTGGAGATCGAACTCAACCTCGTCGACGCCGCCGCCGAGCCGGCCATGCGCAACGACCAGATCCTGGCCGACATCGCCGACCCGCTCTTCCAGACCGAGCTGGGGCAGTTCAACCTGGAGCTGAACGCCTCCCCCCGGCTCATCGAGGGCACCGGCTTCGCCGACTACGCCCACGACCTGCGCAGCAGCCTGAGCCGCGCCGACGAGCGGGCCGCCAAGTCCGACGCCAAGATCGTGATGGTCGGCATCCTGCCCACCCTCACCGAGCGCCACCTGGTCGCCGACAACCTGTCCACCGACGAGCGCTACCGGGTGCTCAACGACCAGATCGTCGGGGCCCGGGGCGAGGACATCGAGCTGGACATCCGCGGCGTCGAGCGGCTGCGTACGCACACCGACTCGATCGCGCCCGAGGCGGCCTGCACCAGCCTCCAGTTCCACCTCCAGGTCGCGCCGGACAGCTTCGCCGACTACTGGAACGCCTCGCAGGCCATCGCGGGCGTGCAGGTGGCTGTCGGGGCCAACTCGCCGTTCCTCTACGGCCGTCAGCTCTGGGCGGAGACCCGGATCGCCCTGTTCGAGCAGGCCACCGACACCCGCCCGGACGAGCTGAAGGCCCAGGGCGTACGCCCCCGCGTGTGGTTCGGCGAGCGCTGGATCACCTCGATCTTCGACCTGTTCGAGGAGAACGTCCGCTACTTCCCGCCCCTGCTGCCGATCTGCGAGGACGAGGACCCGGTCGAGGTGCTGCACGCCGGCGGGGTGCCCGAGCTCGGCGAGCTGCGCCTGCACAACGGCACCGTCTACCGCTGGAACCGCCCGGTCTACGACATCATGGACGGCCGCCCACACCTGCGGGTGGAGAACCGGGTGCTGCCGGCCGGACCGACCGTGGTGGACATGCTCGCCAACGCGGCCTTCTATTTCGGCCTCGCCCGCGGCCTCGCCGAGGCGGACCGGCCGATCTGGAGCCAGCTCACCTTCAGCTCCGCCGAGGAGAACTTCCACGCCGCCGCCCGGCGCGGCATCAACGCCGCGCTGCACTGGCCCGGGCTCGGCGACGTGCCGGTCACCACGCTCGTCCTCGACACGCTGCTGCCCACCGCCGCCGAGGGGCTGGACCGGTTCGGCGTCGCCCCGGCCGAGCGCGACCGCCTCCTCGGGGTGATCGAGGAGCGGTGCCGCACCGGCCGCAACGGCGCGGTCTGGCAGACCGAGACGGTGTGGGGGGCCGAGCGCCACCGCGGCATGGACCGGGAGGCCGCCCTGCACCACATGGTCCAGCGCTACGCCGAGCTGCAACGCGGCAACGAACCCGTCCACACCTGGCCGGTCGACTGA